In Dyadobacter sp. NIV53, a single window of DNA contains:
- a CDS encoding ketopantoate reductase family protein, whose product MSENLTDFSKHIFIIGNGVIAKALAVALTIHGRKVTILRGSVEEQDVYQQNIEVQADDITFQADVTISSISHYEKLDGIILLTNKSFGNPGLAEKLISKTNHSPIVFLQNGLQIENSFTDKDYTQLYRCVLMATSQSITENKVRFKPVASSPVGIIKGSSITLDKIVEEISTDIFSFRSEADIQTLIWKKVISNCVFNSICPLLETDNGIFHRNGAALEMAKKVIGECIEIAEENSIHLTMDSLVQNVLNLSKMSDGQKISTYQDILNKRETEIETLNLAIARIASVNNRINVPVTALLGELIKIKSEISRSQING is encoded by the coding sequence ATGAGTGAAAACTTGACGGACTTCTCAAAACACATTTTCATTATCGGTAATGGCGTAATTGCAAAAGCGCTGGCCGTGGCGCTGACCATTCATGGGAGAAAGGTTACTATTTTACGCGGCAGCGTTGAAGAACAGGATGTTTATCAGCAAAATATTGAAGTACAAGCCGATGACATTACCTTCCAGGCTGATGTAACGATCAGTTCAATAAGTCATTATGAAAAACTGGACGGGATTATACTGTTAACCAACAAATCATTTGGAAATCCGGGTCTGGCGGAAAAACTTATATCAAAAACAAATCATTCGCCAATTGTTTTTCTTCAAAACGGATTGCAAATTGAGAATAGCTTTACAGACAAAGATTATACCCAACTTTACCGGTGTGTACTAATGGCTACCAGCCAATCCATTACAGAAAACAAAGTAAGGTTTAAACCGGTAGCTTCATCGCCGGTTGGGATTATCAAGGGTTCCTCAATCACTCTCGACAAAATTGTTGAAGAAATCAGTACGGATATTTTTTCTTTCCGTTCCGAAGCGGACATACAGACTTTAATCTGGAAAAAAGTGATTAGCAATTGTGTTTTTAATTCCATTTGCCCATTACTTGAAACCGATAACGGAATATTTCACCGGAATGGAGCGGCACTGGAAATGGCAAAAAAAGTGATTGGAGAGTGTATTGAGATTGCCGAAGAAAACAGTATTCATTTAACCATGGATAGTCTTGTACAAAATGTACTTAACCTGAGCAAAATGTCAGATGGACAGAAAATATCAACTTACCAGGATATATTAAATAAACGAGAAACGGAAATAGAAACACTGAACCTTGCTATAGCTCGAATTGCAAGCGTAAACAACCGGATAAATGTTCCGGTAACAGCTTTACTGGGTGAACTGATAAAAATTAAATCTGAAATATCCAGATCACAGATCAACGGGTGA
- a CDS encoding gluconate:H+ symporter encodes MSLAFTLIGILALIVLISIVRLNTFLAFLAVTVGVGLALGLPALTIVDSIQKGIGGTLGSITAIIALGAMLGKLVAQSGAAERIAFKLMELVGTSNARWAFMLTGFIVGLPLFYSVGFMLLTPVVITVAYRYKLPALYIGLPMLASLSVTQGYLPPHPAPLAILKQFNASMGTTLFYGIIIAIPAILISGALFGSTLKKYKNLPNPAFIAPEMNHDKMPSTTTSFLTLLFPLILIGTSAVVTPFLTGSWLKETLLFIGEPIISMFLAVILASFTLGLRQGKSMPEVTNLLTDAIKDVAMLFLIFGGAGAFKQVLTDGGVSQSIADMMEHSTLHPYVLGWGMAALIRICVGSSTVSGITTAGFVAPLLISTGVDPNLMVLSIGAGSMMFSHVNDTGFWLFREYFQISMTDTLKTWSIMETLVSVTGLAGVMVLHWLLS; translated from the coding sequence ATGTCTTTAGCTTTTACACTCATTGGTATTTTAGCACTGATTGTGCTTATTTCTATCGTGCGGTTAAACACCTTTCTTGCTTTTCTAGCCGTAACTGTGGGTGTTGGTTTAGCGCTTGGACTTCCTGCTCTGACCATTGTTGATTCCATCCAAAAAGGCATCGGAGGCACATTGGGCTCAATAACGGCTATCATCGCATTAGGGGCGATGCTGGGCAAACTTGTTGCACAAAGCGGCGCTGCTGAACGAATTGCTTTTAAACTCATGGAATTGGTCGGGACTTCCAATGCACGGTGGGCATTTATGTTAACCGGGTTTATTGTTGGTTTACCTCTATTCTATTCCGTTGGATTTATGTTGCTGACGCCGGTGGTTATCACTGTGGCATATCGTTACAAGTTGCCTGCACTGTACATTGGTTTGCCGATGTTGGCATCGCTATCGGTTACACAGGGATATCTGCCGCCTCATCCGGCTCCGCTGGCGATTCTAAAACAATTCAACGCATCGATGGGTACGACGCTTTTTTATGGAATCATCATTGCTATACCGGCGATACTAATATCAGGAGCACTTTTCGGGTCGACGCTGAAAAAGTATAAAAATCTACCCAACCCGGCATTCATCGCACCGGAGATGAACCACGATAAAATGCCATCGACTACCACAAGTTTCCTGACGCTCCTGTTTCCACTGATCCTGATTGGCACAAGTGCGGTAGTAACCCCGTTTTTAACGGGTTCGTGGTTAAAAGAGACCTTACTTTTCATTGGAGAACCTATCATCAGCATGTTTCTGGCCGTAATTCTGGCTTCTTTTACGCTCGGTTTGCGACAGGGAAAGTCTATGCCGGAAGTGACCAATTTACTAACTGACGCCATTAAGGACGTAGCCATGCTTTTTCTGATCTTTGGCGGAGCGGGTGCTTTCAAACAGGTGCTTACGGATGGGGGAGTGAGCCAGTCCATCGCTGATATGATGGAACATTCCACATTGCATCCTTACGTCCTTGGCTGGGGAATGGCAGCGCTTATCCGGATTTGTGTGGGATCGTCAACTGTATCAGGTATTACCACTGCCGGTTTTGTGGCTCCGTTACTTATTTCGACCGGTGTAGATCCCAACCTGATGGTGCTTAGTATTGGTGCCGGAAGCATGATGTTTTCGCATGTCAATGACACAGGTTTCTGGCTTTTTCGGGAATATTTCCAGATTTCAATGACGGATACTTTAAAGACCTGGTCGATTATGGAGACATTGGTTTCGGTAACAGGATTGGCTGGTGTGATGGTGCTGCATTGGTTGCTGAGTTGA
- a CDS encoding hybrid sensor histidine kinase/response regulator transcription factor, which yields MLGLLKRLLLILGITIIPGNILGQSGQFRFLKLDVKNGLSNNHPTCFLLDSHGFRWVGTNSGLNRYDGYNFKIYKNDHSDTTTLRSNSIRGLWEGPGGKIWVGSNNENSVYDPLTEKFSAHSSSELKKLGIPPGFIRIVHKHKNGSFWFAQDNNGLYVYPSEDSHKAVHLQHFANDSGTISTNDISAIDHDPDGNLWLLHRNGILEKINPQTLKVIWRSDYLATKHKKRLLNYGITIDSDGELWLYALRENLGIYRFNPTDQSFNFYSKESGSPRLNSDIIQGVVQDNQKRIWIAVDHGGINLIDKKTETIRYILPDEDDKNAISQNTFNAIYKDTTGVIWLGTYKDGVNYYHEDIFRFPLVKHKRADTGSLPYNDINRFLEDEKGNIWMGSNGGGLIYYDRQKNTYKQFLYNPADPGSVGSNVIISLFLDRKKILWIGTYFGGLSSYDGKKFTTYRHNPLDPGSLSHHSVWEIMEDSRENLWIGTLDGGLELLDRKTGKFTHFPAKIPNSVQDAYISEITEDHLGNLWLGTSFGVDVRDMKTGKFNNYHHDPLKPGSISNNTVHAILQDSKKRIWIGTQDGLNLYDPVKKQFSIFRQKDGLPHNSILSIVEDASGDLWIATPHGLARARVSDSKTDLHIQFINYDESDGLQGSEFTENAVLKTHNGELYFGGAKGYNHFLPSQIPPKSNFGKVVISSLSIFNKKIHVGDKVSGSAIVLSKAISETKKIVLPHSANIFALDFTVLNLFHPQKIQYMYKLEGFNKDWVRANATSRTASYTNLDAGTYLFRIKASNENGDWNNSETSLQIVILPPWWNSIIARVFYIILFVVSLYLAGRAIRNKEREKYLIEQERRESRQLREINDVKIKFFTNMSHEFRTPLTLILSPLEKILKDSPESPHQNQMQLMQRNAKRLLNLVNQLLDFRKLEVSGIKFNPTTGDIVRFVKEAVSSFTDISQKKQIELSFYSDLQTLNASFDEDKLEKILFNLLSNSFKFTSENGKVNVELNYAKLPDATNDSWLEINVRDTGIGIPQNKREKIFESFFQNDMPACLLNQGSGIGLSITKEFVNLHGGTITVTSEPGEGSCFKIMLPVLNANSVAPLPFEPVSAIAEPVSELTLPNLQKPGQNQELPVLLLVEDNEDFLFYLKDNLKDVYKIIEAKNGAEGWKKASEFIPDLVVTDVTMPEMNGIELVRKLKGDERTLHIPIVLLTASTSPDQHLEGYELGIHDYIEKPFNFEILQYRLSNILKQQETARKTFSQQIAIKGRDIAISSRDESLVRKVIALVEENIGNPDFSVDALSREVGMSRIHLYRKLNAISGKTPVEFIRAIRMERATKLLEQSQLSISEIAYQVGFNNPKYFARQFREEFGELPSAYLNRKKNRD from the coding sequence ATGCTAGGTCTGCTCAAAAGATTACTTCTGATTTTAGGCATCACAATTATTCCAGGAAACATTCTGGGGCAGTCCGGTCAATTTCGATTTCTCAAATTAGATGTCAAAAATGGTTTGTCCAATAACCATCCTACCTGCTTTTTACTTGACAGCCATGGTTTTAGGTGGGTAGGTACCAATTCCGGACTCAACCGGTATGATGGTTATAATTTTAAAATATATAAAAACGACCACAGCGATACTACAACTTTACGCAGCAATAGTATCCGAGGCCTTTGGGAAGGGCCGGGAGGTAAAATATGGGTGGGTTCTAACAATGAAAATAGCGTATATGACCCGCTCACCGAGAAATTCTCTGCTCATTCAAGTTCTGAACTAAAAAAACTTGGAATACCACCAGGTTTTATCCGGATCGTTCATAAACATAAAAACGGAAGTTTCTGGTTTGCACAGGACAACAATGGCTTGTATGTATATCCGTCCGAAGACAGCCACAAAGCTGTTCACTTACAACACTTTGCAAACGATTCCGGTACAATCTCCACCAACGACATCTCGGCGATAGACCATGACCCGGATGGAAATCTGTGGTTGCTGCACAGGAACGGGATTCTGGAAAAGATCAATCCCCAGACGCTGAAAGTCATTTGGCGATCGGATTACCTCGCAACAAAACACAAAAAGAGGCTGCTTAACTATGGTATTACTATTGATTCCGATGGTGAATTATGGTTGTATGCGCTACGGGAAAATCTGGGAATCTATCGTTTTAATCCTACTGACCAGTCTTTTAACTTTTATAGTAAGGAAAGTGGCAGTCCGCGTTTGAATTCTGATATTATACAAGGAGTGGTGCAGGACAATCAAAAAAGAATCTGGATCGCTGTGGATCACGGCGGTATAAATCTTATTGATAAAAAAACCGAAACGATCAGGTATATCCTGCCCGATGAAGATGACAAAAACGCAATAAGCCAGAATACGTTTAACGCCATTTACAAGGATACAACAGGAGTCATCTGGCTGGGCACTTATAAGGATGGCGTGAATTATTATCATGAAGATATTTTCCGGTTTCCGCTGGTCAAGCACAAGCGGGCTGATACTGGAAGCCTGCCTTACAATGATATCAACAGATTTCTGGAAGACGAAAAGGGCAATATCTGGATGGGCAGCAACGGCGGAGGGCTCATCTATTACGACAGGCAAAAAAATACATACAAGCAGTTCCTTTACAACCCGGCCGATCCTGGCAGCGTGGGAAGCAATGTAATTATCAGCCTGTTTCTTGACCGGAAAAAGATACTCTGGATCGGCACTTATTTTGGAGGACTGAGCTCGTACGACGGAAAAAAGTTTACCACATACCGGCACAACCCATTGGATCCGGGTAGTTTGTCGCACCATAGTGTATGGGAAATAATGGAGGATTCGAGGGAAAATCTTTGGATTGGTACCCTCGATGGCGGGCTGGAATTATTAGATCGCAAAACCGGAAAATTCACGCATTTCCCTGCCAAAATTCCTAACTCGGTACAAGATGCCTACATCAGTGAAATTACAGAAGACCATCTCGGGAACCTGTGGCTCGGAACCTCATTCGGCGTTGATGTCCGGGATATGAAAACAGGTAAGTTCAACAATTATCATCATGATCCGCTCAAACCCGGATCTATCAGTAACAATACCGTTCATGCCATTCTGCAGGATTCAAAAAAACGAATATGGATCGGTACACAGGACGGCCTCAATTTGTATGATCCTGTTAAAAAGCAATTCAGTATTTTCAGGCAAAAGGACGGCCTTCCACATAATTCAATACTTTCTATTGTAGAAGATGCATCGGGTGATCTGTGGATCGCTACACCGCACGGTTTGGCCAGGGCCCGGGTTTCAGATTCAAAAACGGATCTGCATATACAATTCATCAATTATGACGAAAGTGATGGACTGCAGGGATCAGAGTTCACAGAAAATGCGGTACTAAAAACACATAACGGAGAACTGTATTTTGGTGGTGCAAAAGGTTATAACCACTTCCTGCCCAGCCAGATCCCACCGAAATCCAATTTTGGGAAGGTGGTAATTTCATCACTTTCGATTTTTAACAAAAAGATACACGTCGGTGATAAGGTCAGTGGCAGCGCTATCGTACTTTCCAAAGCAATATCGGAAACCAAGAAGATTGTATTGCCGCATAGTGCTAACATTTTTGCGCTGGACTTTACGGTACTTAACTTATTTCACCCCCAAAAAATCCAGTACATGTACAAACTGGAAGGCTTTAACAAGGATTGGGTACGGGCAAACGCAACATCCAGAACGGCATCTTATACCAATCTGGATGCGGGAACCTACCTGTTCAGAATAAAGGCTTCCAATGAAAACGGTGACTGGAATAATTCAGAGACTTCGCTGCAAATTGTGATACTGCCACCCTGGTGGAATTCCATCATAGCACGGGTATTTTATATTATCCTGTTTGTTGTGTCATTATATTTGGCTGGCAGGGCGATACGTAATAAGGAACGGGAAAAGTACCTGATCGAACAGGAACGAAGGGAATCCAGACAGTTGCGGGAAATAAACGATGTAAAAATCAAGTTTTTTACCAATATGAGCCATGAGTTCAGAACGCCGCTGACGCTTATTTTGTCTCCCCTGGAAAAAATCCTTAAAGACAGCCCTGAGTCTCCCCATCAGAACCAGATGCAGCTTATGCAGCGCAATGCCAAAAGGTTGTTAAACCTGGTCAACCAGTTACTTGACTTTCGAAAGCTCGAAGTCAGTGGTATTAAGTTCAATCCCACAACCGGTGACATTGTCAGATTCGTGAAAGAAGCGGTATCATCTTTTACTGATATTTCCCAAAAAAAACAGATCGAATTGTCTTTTTATTCAGACCTGCAAACCCTAAACGCATCGTTTGATGAAGACAAACTTGAAAAAATCCTTTTTAACCTTTTATCCAATTCTTTCAAATTCACTTCTGAAAATGGGAAAGTGAATGTTGAACTGAATTATGCCAAATTGCCGGACGCCACTAATGATTCCTGGCTGGAAATAAATGTCCGCGATACTGGTATTGGCATTCCACAAAATAAAAGAGAGAAGATTTTCGAGAGTTTTTTCCAGAATGACATGCCCGCGTGTCTGCTTAATCAGGGAAGCGGGATTGGGCTCTCTATCACAAAGGAATTTGTGAATCTTCATGGCGGGACGATTACTGTAACCAGCGAACCTGGCGAAGGCAGTTGTTTCAAAATAATGCTGCCGGTACTCAACGCAAATTCGGTTGCCCCACTCCCATTCGAACCCGTTTCAGCTATTGCAGAACCAGTTTCGGAATTGACTTTACCAAACTTGCAAAAGCCCGGGCAAAATCAGGAGTTGCCTGTTTTGCTATTGGTTGAAGACAATGAAGATTTTCTTTTTTACCTGAAAGACAATCTCAAAGATGTATATAAGATCATAGAAGCCAAAAACGGAGCCGAAGGCTGGAAAAAAGCCAGCGAATTTATTCCGGATCTTGTTGTAACGGACGTGACCATGCCAGAAATGAACGGTATCGAACTGGTGAGAAAACTTAAGGGAGACGAACGAACCTTACATATCCCGATAGTACTGCTGACGGCTAGTACCTCTCCCGACCAGCACCTGGAAGGATACGAACTCGGAATTCATGACTACATAGAAAAGCCGTTCAATTTTGAGATTCTTCAATACCGGTTATCCAATATCCTGAAACAGCAGGAAACGGCGCGTAAAACATTCAGCCAGCAAATTGCTATTAAAGGACGGGATATTGCGATTAGCAGCCGGGACGAAAGTCTGGTCCGGAAAGTAATAGCCCTTGTGGAAGAAAATATTGGCAATCCCGATTTCTCGGTGGATGCACTCAGCCGGGAAGTAGGAATGAGCAGAATACATTTATACAGAAAGCTCAATGCCATATCCGGTAAAACTCCGGTTGAATTTATTCGTGCCATACGCATGGAACGTGCCACAAAGCTTTTGGAACAAAGCCAGCTAAGTATTTCCGAAATCGCTTACCAGGTCGGTTTTAACAACCCCAAATATTTCGCAAGGCAATTTCGCGAAGAGTTCGGTGAACTTCCATCGGCATATCTCAACAGGAAGAAAAACCGCGATTAA